The genomic stretch GGGGGGCCAAAGTAAGGCTCTATCTTCATGTTGGCTACCTGGATGCGCATCCACTGCTCGCATGCCAGCCGGCAGGCGGCTTCGAGGCCGGTGCAAAAGGCTTCGAATTGGAGGGCGGTTAGGAGGTGCTGGACCACCCAGGAGACTTCCCTGACGACCGTCTTGACGCGGCGGGCGGCTTGTTCGAGCTGGCGTTCTGGCATCATTGCCAGCATGGTGGCGCGGAAGTGGGCTTCGCGGGCTGGGTCGTCGTCTTCGAGGGCGCGGAGGAATTTGAGGAGGggttcgtcgtcgtcttcgagGAGGTAGTTGGGGCGGAAGATGTGCCTGTGGAGGGCGCGAGACAGGATGGCCAGGACAGCCGAGATGCGCATCCCTtttgcggcggcggtgttggactgggggagggggatttgcAGCTGGGTGGCCATTTTGAGGTAGGGGGAGCTGCGGAGGTTAGTCCAGCAGGAGGCGTCGGAGAGGATGGCGTCGTCGATGTCGTGTCGGAAGGAGGTCTCGACGAGGGTGACGATGGTGGTCCAGATTTTGTCGAGGACGGCGACGTAGGTGTCTTCGTTGTCGTGCTGGAGCTCGATGCGGTACTGTTCGAGGTCGGCGAGCTTGTTGGAGGTTACTTCGAGGTTGTGCTCGGTGTCTTCGAGGCGGTTGTGGAGGTCGTGGTTTTCCGACTCGGCCTTTTCCGCGCGGGTGGTCTCGGTGGTGAGTTTACCGTGGAGCTCGTCGATCTCgttgttcttttcttccagGGTTTgctggagggaggtgatttGCTCTTCGGCGGCCCGGAGGGACTCCTGGAGACCGGAGATCTCCTTATTCCTCTCTTCCAAGGCTGTCTCGAGAGTGGCAATCTTTTGCTTGGCagcctccagctcttcctccaacgccttctCTGCCGCCTCCAGTCcctccgccttctccttcaaggCCTGAATCGTAGCGTCATTGTCGGCCTTGATCTGCTCAAGCGTCTTCTCCAACTCGGCCTTCGCCGCGGTCAATGCAGCAATCGTTCCCGCAGCCAGCACggcagccgccgccgccgccgcctcgttcgtctttttctcctcctccacagcaagCTTCGCCGTCTCCAGGTCCTGATACTGTTTCGTCGTGAGCGCCTTAAGCTCCGACAACTCAAGCTTCTTCAAGTCCACTAGATCGGCATACTCCTGCTCCTTTCTCGCCTTAAGATCGGCATACTCCAGCGTCGTTTGATCCCTCAAATCGGCATACTTCtttgccgccgcctccgccgcctgtGTCGCGGCctcgatctcctcctccaacgccctGTGCGTCGCTTCCAAGTCGGTCTCTAACCTTGTCCTGGTGGCAGTGAGCTGAAAGATCTCCTGGACCTTCTCCTGGACGACCAGCTCCATCTCTCGTCGCTCCTTGACGAGGATTTCCTTTTGGTCTTCGAGCTCATTGCGAAATTTGCGGTATTCCTCCAGTAATACTTGGTGAGAGGTGCTGAGTTGGTTGTTTTGCTCCTTGACGAAGAGGAATTCACTGAAGACGTCGGCGACGAGCTTGTAGTTTGGGTCCGAGGTGAGATCGCGGATGGCGCGGACCAGGCCGTCGACCGCCTGGGCGGGGTCGGCATCTGGgtgctgggggtggtggttgtggtggttgtggtgtggAGGAGCGTGAGAGCCCATGGttgtgggcggtggtgtgggCGGTATTTGCTGTGCTGATGGCTGCTGGTGCTtgtatgatgatggggtggaTGGCCTCTCTCCGTTGTAGGAACCTGATGGTGGTCTGCCGTTGGTGGCAGAGGAGTAGTAACGCGAACCCCGCGGGTATCCTGAGGAAGCCAGTTTTACGGTGTTTGTTCCGCTGTTGTGAAAACAGCGGTGGGAAGTGGGAAAATGGAAAGGTTGGGGAagtggagagggggggcgAATGGGTATGAGCTATTATCTTGCGATGGGTATCCTGGGGATTTTGATTGACGTCTTGTTTGTCACGATGGTTGAACGAACGTCCAGTATTTTTTTGTCAGGTAGGCagagatggagatgatgaagggAGGACGTTGTTGGCCAAGGGGAACTGAAAGTAGTAGTCGGCTGGATATATACCTGGCACTTTGTCTCCCACTGACACGCGATGGTGAATGGTTTTGCTGTTGTGTTTTTTGAACGGATCACCAGACTTTTGGGTCCAATTGGGCTCTAAGGTTGCTGCAAGTCCCACCCGGCCGCTCTCTGCTGGGATCTGCTGGCCCGTCACAGCGTGACAGATGGAGAACGGCGATGGAGCCCAACGTCAACCAGtcctcttgctcttctcctGTTTTTGCCCCCAGTTTTCCCCTGTCGAGACCGCCTCGCCAAAATATGCAAAATTCTCGCCCGTCTCCTGCAGGCCGCTTGGTCGTTTGATGGCCCGGGGCTCCATCCATTGTTTCGACGTGGCAGCATCCATCGCCAACCCTCTCGGGCAGGGGACAGGCTTGGCGATTATTGGACCCGCCCAGTCCCACTGTTACAGCGCTAGCCACGGCCACCGGCAGCTTCACCACCAGACATtttgtcttcctcctcgctgtCAACCACATGCTCACTTGTGCAACGGCCATGAACCCCTACCTATCAACCATCATCTCGTCTTCGAACCCGCCAGCCTGGATCACCACACTTCAAACATTCTAACCAGCATCCCCATAGTCTACACTATATCCCACTGCATTAGCGGGCCGTGCCTCGGCCAAGAATTGGGCTCAGTGCAACCCATCACCAGGCGGTGCCCAAGTCGGCAACGCAACCACTGACAACTGGCAGCAATCAGCTTCCCCAATTCCTTCTCCTGACAGCCGCAATGGCCTTGCTGAAGCCGGCATCCCGCGAACGCGCATCATGCTCGGCTATCTAGAACCTGGGGCCGGCATCGATCATGATGTTCTTGGTCCGTTAACCCCGCCTTCAGCCGCCGAACCACTTTACCGCCTCATATCACGTCTCACCAAAGAGCTGAGGATAACCTCGGCCACGGATTGGTCACCGCTTTTGTACAGGGAACTcagccctcctctccactATGATCAGACCCATACGTACATGTGTGTGTAGAAACAAATCATGCCCCCGGTGCCATGTGTTCCGAACGGGCAGCTTCCGGGTGGTGGACATCAACGGTCTCATCGGTCTATGTAGGTGTATGTCTCTTGGCATTGTGTAGTGTACATAGTCTGCATGCGTTTGAGACCCAGCCAGATGGCGCGCTAGGTGTTGCCTATGAAGGCTTTGAATTGACCAATAGATGTGAGAGTATCAACAAGTGTTGATATCAGTCCGTGGCTTGAAACTTTCCGTACTCCAGATCTTGTACCCCACGCAGTGGATATATACGCCGGATCTTTGTTCAAGGACTCTTTCTTCcgcttctccctcctcgaaaaTTCGAACACTGCATATGCCAAGATAGAACTCGGAGGTGTGGTGGGCGTGTGTACACACCGCCACCCGGACTGCCAGCCACATTGTTGCTATAAGAGgcgatgttgttgttgttgttgttgttgttgttgtgcaTGTGTTTCACCATGCTTATTGAAAAAATTATGTTCCGAGGGACTGTCGCATTCAGAGAGTTTTCTTATCAGATCTCGGCGACCTATAGATCGACAACCGTCATCGGTACCAGAAATCTCACGCAACCAAATTTTGAACATGGAAGGATTCCTTGGCTGGTCCCAATTGCTACCCCCCCAACTTTCTGGAAGAGGAATcgcggaggaagaggtggaatGATTGAGATATTAGACTGCATAAAGCCGTGAGGGGCACTCAGGCTGTCCAGACTTCCAGTCGGGGGATTTCATTCTGGTGTTTGGCATTCATACGGTGTTCTCCTCTCGAACAATGTGACCGGAGTTAAAGAGCGTCGCACGAAACTCGGCGAAACGGTTCAGGTAAAATGGTGAAAGTGACAATACAACACCACTACAAGAAcgcttttccttttccaacATCAGCCCTACCTACTCCTGAGGCTTCGCACAAGTCTCCCCAAGATTCGCCTTCGTCCTGctcgccaacaaccccaactccgCCTCCGCAGCCTTGTACGTCTTCGTCGCGTTATGCGCCAACGGTCCATAAAGCATCCAAGCCGACAGCGGCCTCAGCGTAGCATGACCCCCCCTCTGcgtcctcaacctctccctaTCCACCTTCGCCCCGGTTGACCTCTCCAGCGCAGCCTCGTACCCCACTggccacccctccatcaccctcttccccaagtTACCCGCCGCAACATATGCCTCAAACCGATCCTTTCCCCCAAAATCCCTCATGATAAACGGCGCCCTGGCATACCCGACGGGAAGCCGGGTAATATCCTGACTCCAGTAGTCAACCCCATCCAACTGGACCACTGAccgtccccctctcccccacgGCTGCCCTTGCTCATCCCAGTAGAAGAACCCGGTGATCCAACCGCTCACGTCTAGGGGAGCGGCACCGCAGATGTTGCTGTAGCTCGCAAAAACAATACTATTCCAAAACCTCTTCGTCTCGGCCGAGTCAGGCTCATCCCAGGATTTGACAAACCTCTTGAAAATCGGCGCCAACCGGCGTTTATACTCCTTCGGCTCCTCCCCGAAAAACTCCAGCCTTTCCAGTTTCTTCTCCAACTTGACCCAATCCTCCCTCGTCCCCTCCAGTGTGACAGACGGAAGCCCGCAGATAATCCCGCCCTCGTAGCGAAAGTAAGCCTTGACGAGCCCCATCATCAGAATATTGGACGTCATAACATCGTTGTCCGTCGTGGTCGAAAACCCAGGGACGATCCACTCCTCCAACCAGGGCGTCAGCACCCGCTTCTGAATCTCTTCTTTGAATCGCCAGAGGACGTCGGTCCAGGTGTGATCCTCAATAAAGATGACCTCCTGACCCTGGTGCTTGACAAACAGGTGGCGGACGGCTTCGGCGTGGGTTTCCATGTAAAAGTTCATTTGGGTCAAGATGGTGAACCAGATTTCGTCCGGccggaggacgaggtggaggtgttCACCCCACGCTTGGATTGCGCTCCTGACAAAAGAGTCGCCcgaggggaggtgggaggagaagttTGTTGATGCGGCGGCGGGCTCGAGGGTGCCGGAGTAGGCTGACAGGAGGAGTTGTACGGTGGAGTTGGGGAATTCGTTTGGGGCGgattggcggaggaggtccgaggcggaggagagggtgatgttggtggaggggcggtagggaaggggggagccGCCTGGGAGGATCACAATGCTCGCGCTggcgagagggaggaaggcgaggagctTCATTGTGGTGGTATTTTGGAGGGCCTCATAGCCttgaggagagagaaaaggtgGGTGTCGAAGCGGGAGGGAAACTGGACTTATAAGGACGTGGGATCGTCGGTCAGGAAAAGCTGGGGTTAGACAAAGTCTCGTAGATCGCTACATTCCAAGGGCCGTATGAATCGGCCTTGGTGTCCCGTTGAACAGGCAAGCGAGGTGTAATATAACCGGGTGAGCGGGATCATATGTCTCTCGGGGAATTTTGCCGGAAGTTGCTATTTTTGGATAGATTGCAGAGCATGATGAAACCAGGAATGTGCGACGCTCGTGTTGGAGAGAATTGTACTTCGTGATCAATAGTGCAGCACTGCAGATCGGTGGTGTGGAAGTGAGTGACGGTCTGGTGTTGTGGGAAGATCGCAATTTGTTGTGGTTGGCGAAGGACTTGGCTGTTCTACTTGTGAGGACTTATGAGGTGACCCCCTGTTCCTTCACAAAATTCGTCATGAGCTTTCATAGATATAGAAGGTATTTATTCATCAGGTACCTTACGGGTACCTATATGTATCCAAAATCATTCCCAGAATCGGGAGAATGACACGGCGACGGTCGACACTGTCCCTAACATGACCAAGCAGACACCACAGGTGGTCCAAACCAAGGCCGTGGCAGCAGTTCCAATGGTTGCTTCAatctcaccaccactgaTGTAGGTGATGGTGGACGCGGTTGATGCAGCGGCCGAGTGCTGCCAAAGGGCAGCAACTAACGACAGTACCGCTCCGACGAAGGCAGGCAAAACACAGGCCTTGACGAAAGAATTGTTAGGGAAAGGCTTGACCTGTCACTCGTCCACTTCAACGCCGTTGTCATCAAATTCCTTTTCCGTACACCAACTACTGAAGGTAGCTAGTAGAAGAGCGAGAATGAAcatcaaggccgaggaggcagGGCTGGATCGATTTAGCTTCAAGCTCTGGGAAACTGGGCAACCAGGCAAATCTCAGGAAGGAACGCAGCCGCAAGAGCCAACTGGGTCTCCGACTATTGCCTTCTCGTGAAGCCATTGTGCCCAATGCTTGAAAGTGACTGATTTGTTTCGGGTTCCATGAACTCGGAAAGCGGTGTCGAGGGCAGCGTGCCACCAGCCCACGTGAATACCTAGAGGACGTGAGGTGCTGTTGGTTCAACTTCCGATCTTTTTCCGCCAACGCTAACCCAGGCTCAGCTCATGAACGTGGTCGATACGCCCTTTAGAGGCATACGTCTTGCCTACAAATCAGACAGATGCTCTGGAAAACGTCCGCATGGAGGACGCTTGCTTTTGCGTACTCACCGGAAATGAACTCCCCTGCCTCCGACCCCGAGCATCGAAATGGTTCACATCACTGCATTCGCGAAAGTAGCAGTAATGATGAGCAAACTCCCGTCCGGCGAGCCGGCAATGGCGACAGCCCGGGAGGCTCCGGTCCGTCCCGATCTCAGCAGAGAAAGGAAGGCGATATCGATGTgaacagcaacaccaacccctctATTTCTCTGCCCCCAACATGAAGACACATATTTCACGCGCTACCGGTGGAAGCAACATCATATGCGCCACTGGAAAAACACATTCCGTCCTTCGAGGGGGTCGCCGACTATCATTGTGGTGTACAATGCTACTGGCCAACATATTCTACAGGTCTGGCATGATCAAAGCCATTTCTTTGAACGCACTGCTCCTGACAGCGAGGCGAAGCCGGTCACGAAGGATGTACCACCGCTAGATCTTCCCCACAACGAGTCCCACACCTTATTTGCCCAGGATACCGACCCCGAAATCAATCCGTACGCTAGGTCTAGCCCTCGACATATTCCCTGATGTCTTTGAAGAACAGCTCTACCGCCCAGGGTACTGAGGGACCGATAGTTGCGAGGATGCGGACCCCAGGACATGGAAAAGGGTCCTCGTGTCTCGACTGATCACATCCTATCTGCGTGAACCAATGTCTCCCGTCAAGAGTGGAAGCTTCGAAGCTCGTCTGGCTCTGAAGATAGCATGGCGACAGCAGTCTGGGAGCAACAAGTGACGTACTTCCGGAAGCGTTGGTCTGTTGACAGTACCACTGCACCGGCCGAACAGAGTAAGCAAGAGATCCTCGCCACAACCGAGCTAGGTAGAACTGACCTGATATGGCTGTCAAAGCTGTTTACTTTGTCGATCCACTCCCTCTGGTAGTATAAGAATCCGAGCGGCGCCGCACTGACTCTTGTGTCGATGCTGCTGCGAAAATCCACCGATCTGAACACACGCCTTTCCGGCGGGCAACATGGAGACTGCCATTTGCACCAACCACTCTCAAGGGGCAGTACCGAAACAGAGAAGATTTTATGAAACGAGAAGTCACGAAGAAACACCCAAAGTCGGACCACGACGGAACGGCCAGGAGGACTGGACTAGCTCGAAAACCCTTCATCCCAGCGCCGGCCCTCTTACAAGTCATCCGCATCGACGCGATGTGCCTTGTTCGCCACCTCTCGGTCATTCTTGACGAGATGATCCACCAGCGCAACCAGCGAGCGCCTCATGCAAGAACGCCTCGAACTCCTGGAGAGAACTGCTCAACTGGGCCCAGCGAGAGTTGCCCCGGCTTTCGGAATCTCTGGCCGAATTCTTTGCTTTCGCGTTGGCAACAGCTGAAGATCTCGAGCCTGTTCTCCCGGGGCTCTGCACGCACACACATACCAGCGCCAGCGACACATCCTCAAGTGATCAAGCTTCAGCAAGAAATCCAGGACAGTTGTGACTAGGTGTGTCCGTACACATGAGCACCTCCGCGCGGAAACGTCACTTCTCGAGAGCAAACGGGGGCATTGCCCAGGCTGAAGATGTTAGCCGGTTTTGACGGAGCTGGCTTTTGTTTTTATTCCCACGtcttttgctgctgcgctGTTTTGGTATGCAACTTCAAGAGCTAGAAGACGCCCCTCCCAGGGTGTGGATGTTTGTCGTTACTGCGATTGGATTTGTCTTGTTGGCATGTATACTACGAATCGTGCTGAGAAGTCCGACGATAAGCTGGAGGATACAGAGAGTGGGAAGGAGGGTAAGGACTGAGAGAAAGGTTCCAGATGGGGGCTGCTGTGCCTGCTCACAAGGCCTTTGGATGGGCATGGGAGAAGATTCACGGGAATAGGATCGTGGGATTTTTGGCACCGTGGATAGGCGATCTACGCTGCTTTGGTAGCGGTTCTCTGCGTTTTTGTGGGAGAGGTGAGCTTGACGATagggttggtggttttggttACTGTTTTCCTGGGGCCGGTGATGTTTGTGGTTCGGTGGTGGGTTGTTAAGgagaggacgacgagggtGGATTTGTCGAGGTTTTATCCgcagccgaggaggaggagagcaacaggggaagatgatgatgatgggggtgggaagggtgaggttggggtaggtaggtagactCTTGTCATTAAAACACACGTTTGTATTCAGGAACGCTTGTTCCTAACCTCCGGAGGACCATGCCATTCCAACGCATTCCCCGTCTCCTCAACCTTTGGCGGGGAGTCAACCATCATTCCATCCAGCTGGAAGGTTCGCCTCTGGTTGCAAGAGGATTGCCGTGCCGTCCAGACGACTTCTCACCCTTCTCCGAGCCGCCATATGTAAGCAAGAGCTCTCGTCTTTTTCTTGACAActctcctctcttttttATGGGCAGCGAGAGCCTCCTTCATGAGTCTAGTCCTCccgggggcggcggcggcatctcTGGTCTCTTTGCTGCCTCTCGTCTCGACATTTTGAGGGTCTATTCCAAACTGATCCCACATCATCCGCATCACCTGCTCGTACCAGCCCCAATGAAAACCCCCGCCAGGTCCCAGCGACGAGACAGAATGCCGCCCGTCATCTCCGTGCAAGTTACTGTCCGAACGATGGACACTGTGCGTCAGGATGTTGTAGCCAAAAGTCGGGCACGAGCAAAACAGGGCGTCTGATCCTCAAGGTAAAATCGGTCGAGGTGCCTGGTTCATAGGGGTGTTCTTTGCAGCGTGTGTTCTGCTTGGTGTTGACGGAAACTTCTCCGATGCCTGAGACGGCGAGGGTGACGGGTGAGCTGCTTTcggaggtggtgtgtgtgaCTTGGCTTTGGAAGGGTACTAGGGAGGTGAACCAGCCTTTGTCGCTAGCGATGCTATGGTTGATGTGAGTGTGGGTTTACCGCAGGTAGGTTAGAGTGGGTACTAAGCCAGCGACTGCTTACGGGATATTGGATCTGGGGGAGTAGATCCAGTCGCGGGATACGAGGTCGCGCTGCGGCTCTGAGGGTGACGTGTTGAGAACTGACTGGCACTAAAGACTCGTTTCAGATGGAAGGTGGATGGTTGAAAAGGCGAAACAGACGTTGCGAGCCGGGAAGTTTTGAGAACTCATTGAAAAGGGAGATTTTTACTGTCACAAACCTTGGTGTGGTTAGCTTTCTTGAAGCTCGGTTCGGGGGCTGACTAGGTTGGAATTGGGCTTTGCCAAAACACAACTTGGAGCACCTTGGCCAAATCCAAACCCGAAGATTTGTGAATCACGAGAACGACACTTATAAAATCCCATTTGACATGGAACAAGACATAATAATGATTAACAACTACTTCTTAATGCCTTCTAACTACGCGCCTGACACCcccaaggtaggtaggtatgtagAAAGACAGAAGAACAGGTCCGTCAAGCGGGAGCGGACTTCCACAAGTCAAAACCAACTTCGTGCCGGACTCACTAAGGTGAGCCTATCAAGCCCCATTCGCTGTTCCTCAAGCCACTGGCTCCATGGTCCCACAACATTGCGCAAGTGCCAGAAGATCAGCGATATCCCTATGCTGCTCACTGTCTGACTCGTTGCTGCAGCACAGCGGatttctctccttccccgCAAGCCTTCATTGACCAGAACTCAAGAAGCAAGCAGAAAACACTTTGTGCTTCACCTAAAACTCTTAGGCATGTGATGAACAAAAGGATGGATTGCCGGTGGggatgaagacgaagacgtggaaagatagttaataggccttGGAGGATAGTTGAGAGGCGTCTCGACCATCTTTCAAGTCCATGATATCGAATAGCAGTCACTAGTCAAAGCATGTCAGGTAATGGGATATGGCGAGGCATGGTGTCCAGGGCCAAcggccaaaaagaaaaagaaaaaaaagggcacGTAGAAAGTTGAATGAAGAGTTGATTGTTTTCATCCGGGCCATAATGGCCGTACAAAAGGAATGCATTTACAGGAAGCATTGCAAGGGTAGGATATCTCGATGTCCACACCCTGAATTCGCAACGCCTGTGGCTTCCTGCGAGCCTAAATATCCCTCCCATGCCGAACCAGATGACCTTGGTGTGGCTGAAAAGGTCGAACCCAAAAACGCACCGACGAAGTGGCTTCGTTGGCCCATGCCCTTGATTTCCCTGCCACAACAGGCCCCAGATGCCAACCCCAAGTCAACACGCTAACTGGGCCAGTTCAACCCTTCAAAAGATCGaccccccatcacccatcaTTCGCCATCATCGCGCGTGCAATAAGTCTTCCCTCGGCCCGttcatcctcgtcgtagATGCTGAGGCCGTAGGCCATAAGAAACTTGAACTCGCCGTCGAAATGGACTCGAAGCCATTGCTTCTCTTCCGCTGTATAAGGAGGCACCATCGTGATTTGATGGATAGTTGCAGATTGTAGCTCGGAGTAGCGTGGTCGATCTGGTGTTTGGGGCGATGGGTGATTGTCGAAGTGAGGCAACGAGCTGAGCAAAAGGCGAGTTGAACTGGGGGAAGAACCGAGCAACCACGAGCTGGGGCGAAGAAAAGAAGGTGAGCTTCGCGCCTGGAACCACACCACCGGTGGATCCCACAACAGTTGTCTCAGTTGACTTGACGAAAATGCATCAAAATCGCCGAATCCGAGTCTGGTACCCCACGGTGGCTTGTTGTAAACTGCCGCATGCGGcttgtgggtggtggaaggcgGGGAATGGCGCCAGCCACCACCGAGATAGCTCGTCAGACACGGGGGACCCGCGGATATAGCGAATGGATGTCGGCTCCCAAGCCTGTATCATGCAGAATGCAGCTGCAGTTGCGACGCTGGGACCGAGTGCGAGTGTTTCAAGACAGTGACGGGGCCGAGGGCAACCATATGTCTGGAAAaaaggtgtgtgtgtgtgtatgtgtgttgTGCCTTCGAGGTCGAGGCGCTCACATCATCTGAAAGAAATCCAGTCGCTCCTGTTCTTCTCTCTCGGCCTgccccttcttttcttcctcggcccTTCGTCTTCTGGCTACTTCGGGGTCTCCGGCCTCCTTTTCCTCGAGTCTCGCTTCCTCGAACGGTAAAAGTGAAGATGCCTGGTTTGCTGTCAATGAGTCTGTCCATCTAGGATCCGCTGGTGTGGAATACGCCGTGTAGGCTGGGTTGACATCCCGACGAATGGGAACACCACGAGCcgaaggggggatgggaaggggtcCTGGTACCTCGGTGGCGATGGAAGCGTGTTTCTCATCATAGGTTGCCGTTGAACGGGAACTGTCTCTGGATGTAGTGTGGACCACCTTGGCATGGGTGACGACTGGCTTCGGAGCTGGGCCCCTCTTCCGCCAGATCTTGAGAGTGCTGAGACAACCCATCTTGGTGGTTTTGTGGGACGAAAGAGTTGGGAGGTTTTGATTCTCGGTCAAAGCTTTGCCGACAATGGTCGAGATGTCCAAGGACGTCAGGGTCAGGGGAACTCGAGGTGGCGCGAAAGATGGATCGGAGCTTGAGAGCACCGGATCTCTCACATGTTTGGGAAACGTGGAGCTTTAAAACCAACCAGCGTCTGGCCCAGGCGGCGTTTGCTTGATGCAGTGACATGGCTCATGTCTCCATTCCTGGCGTGGAATGGTTGGAATGCTACCAAGGGCTGTCCCATTTGGGTAGGTTCCGATGGTGCCATAAGCCACAATGGGGATAGCGCCATAGCACAGCCCTAGCGATATTCTTGAACGCGGGGAAGGTCTCCACAGCTAGTGGTGCTGCGAACCCTGCAGAGAACTGGTTCCACTGTTCTGGGCGTCTGGGCCTTTGAGCCACCAATTTCCAGTGTGGTGAGAAACTGTGAACAGCTTCAGGGCGCTTGCTGACCAATCAACACATCAATTCCAAGCGGACTGTCTCTTCCAAATAAACAACAATGCCTTTCATCAGCCTCATTCCAGCCCAGCCAAGCAACGCCAAGCAACATTCCTGACCAGCATCAGACTCCCACACAGAGCACCGCCGTCTGGAGCAACTGGGCAGCGCTTACACAAAGTCCGGAATAGTGGGGTCCCGTCGTCAGCAACTGGCGGGGCGGCGCGGAAACGGCACGACTAGCGCATGCAGCACATCAATGTTAGACTTGACCTTCCTCTTTTCGAGCTGGGCTTCTGAATCATAGAAGACTAGAGCCCGATTCCTGTCTTTGATCTCTCAAAAGTCACGCTCTCCTTTACCAAGAATTGGCAATTTCAGGTCTTCATCATTTGCAACCTGGTGATCCATTGGCCGGTGATTGATCAAGGAGATGGTCCGTGGCTATCCTAGTGGCTGATGGCAGCTGACCGCGTGTAATTTGCCTTACCCTGACCTAGCTCACAACCTTTGGAATAGCGTCCGTCTGGGCTCTCATAGGCTTTGGAGATCTTCACACCCCTGAGAACCCTGATGGGTGGGCCCCGCTGTGGATACCAAACGGCAGCCAAGCGGGAGCTTTGAAGAtcagggaaaaaaaagatcaaCAGTGGTGATCTCACAGGAAGAGTGCTGACGTTGGTGGAATTCACCGCTTCAGCTCAGCCAGCCACAAAGTCATGCATAGTGCAGTCATACCCAGAAGTCGAAAACCATGCATTTTCTGTTGGTGATGACTTGTGGCTGCCGTTGGTTCACCATAGAACCTCACTGCCGGAAATGTGAATGCCATCGCATTCAAAAGAGGTATCTTTTTTCGACGGTCGAATAAGGTATGGGATATCATGTGTCAACAGTgtcgccaagaagaagaatccAACTCTGGCAAAATAAAGCTTCTTTcacctcaaccaacaacatACCTACTGTAAACCAACGACATGCCTACCAAAGTTCCAACGCTGTTACCAATGCAACATGGTGTGATATCCCATGCAGATTTACCACAGTTCCGGGACTGTTCTACTTGAAAGGACGCATGAGTTATTGCGCCGTGGGAACTGCTGGTTCAGCTGCATTTGTGAATCGCAAGATATCACCCTTCCAAGGAAAACAACATTGATCACGGTGTTTTTATCAATCTTTGCGGCATAGACCGGTGTGGTGAATCCCTCGCCGGAATTGCTGTTGAGGGAGCTGCCCGAGATTCCTGCTGCTGAAGTTTGGTTCCGGTGCCATT from Podospora pseudopauciseta strain CBS 411.78 chromosome 3, whole genome shotgun sequence encodes the following:
- a CDS encoding hypothetical protein (EggNog:ENOG503P3VD) produces the protein MVPPYTAEEKQWLRVHFDGEFKFLMAYGLSIYDEDERAEGRLIARAMMANDG
- a CDS encoding hypothetical protein (EggNog:ENOG503P3VD), giving the protein MSSQNFPARNVCFAFSTIHLPSETILNTSPSEPQRDLVSRDWIYSPRSNIPIASDKGWFTSLVPFQSQVTHTTSESSSPVTLAVSGIGEVSVNTKQNTRCKEHPYEPGTSTDFTLRIRRPVLLVPDFWLQHPDAQCPSFGQ
- a CDS encoding hypothetical protein (COG:S; EggNog:ENOG503PC83), with the protein product MKLLAFLPLASASIVILPGGSPLPYRPSTNITLSSASDLLRQSAPNEFPNSTVQLLLSAYSGTLEPAAASTNFSSHLPSGDSFVRSAIQAWGEHLHLVLRPDEIWFTILTQMNFYMETHAEAVRHLFVKHQGQEVIFIEDHTWTDVLWRFKEEIQKRVLTPWLEEWIVPGFSTTTDNDVMTSNILMMGLVKAYFRYEGGIICGLPSVTLEGTREDWVKLEKKLERLEFFGEEPKEYKRRLAPIFKRFVKSWDEPDSAETKRFWNSIVFASYSNICGAAPLDVSGWITGFFYWDEQGQPWGRGGRSVVQLDGVDYWSQDITRLPVGYARAPFIMRDFGGKDRFEAYVAAGNLGKRVMEGWPVGYEAALERSTGAKVDRERLRTQRGGHATLRPLSAWMLYGPLAHNATKTYKAAEAELGLLASRTKANLGETCAKPQE
- a CDS encoding hypothetical protein (EggNog:ENOG503P660); this encodes MGSHAPPHHNHHNHHPQHPDADPAQAVDGLVRAIRDLTSDPNYKLVADVFSEFLFVKEQNNQLSTSHQVLLEEYRKFRNELEDQKEILVKERREMELVVQEKVQEIFQLTATRTRLETDLEATHRALEEEIEAATQAAEAAAKKYADLRDQTTLEYADLKARKEQEYADLVDLKKLELSELKALTTKQYQDLETAKLAVEEEKKTNEAAAAAAAVLAAGTIAALTAAKAELEKTLEQIKADNDATIQALKEKAEGLEAAEKALEEELEAAKQKIATLETALEERNKEISGLQESLRAAEEQITSLQQTLEEKNNEIDELHGKLTTETTRAEKAESENHDLHNRLEDTEHNLEVTSNKLADLEQYRIELQHDNEDTYVAVLDKIWTTIVTLVETSFRHDIDDAILSDASCWTNLRSSPYLKMATQLQIPLPQSNTAAAKGMRISAVLAILSRALHRHIFRPNYLLEDDDEPLLKFLRALEDDDPAREAHFRATMLAMMPERQLEQAARRVKTVVREVSWVVQHLLTALQFEAFCTGLEAACRLACEQWMRIQVANMKIEPYFGPPYDDYDWQVLDLPEFAEAIENDKAVETDEEVPPTSIDERLESALAEASKVPIPASIRTVSAAGTLPGDKLLVNDTDNGSLHSAHEHEDEFEGEVDPDEILLVVWPSMCCVENGELMSITQGLVISKEQARPALDESRPPRPKLIARPGSRRARTMSMPAGQSRSGSPQRAMTGKVTNHFMMMARELDSAAAEEVASQAASAT